In Zygosaccharomyces rouxii strain CBS732 chromosome F complete sequence, a single window of DNA contains:
- the RPB10 gene encoding DNA-directed RNA polymerase core subunit RPB10 (highly similar to uniprot|P22139 Saccharomyces cerevisiae YOR210W RPB10 RNA polymerase subunit ABC10-beta common to RNA polymerases I II and III) yields the protein MIVPVRCFSCGKVVGDKWESYLNMLQEDELDEGTALTKLGLKRYCCRRMILTHVDLIEKFLRYNPLERRD from the coding sequence ATGATTGTTCCTGTAAGATGCTTTTCATGTGGTAAAGTTGTTGGTGACAAATGGGAAAGTTACTTAAACATGCttcaagaagatgaacTCGACGAAGGTACTGCTTTGACTAAGCTTGGCTTGAAGAGATACTGTTGCAGGAGAATGATTCTAACACATGTGGATCTAATTGAGAAGTTCTTAAGATACAACCCATTAGAGAGAAGGGATTAG